A window of Rhododendron vialii isolate Sample 1 chromosome 13a, ASM3025357v1 contains these coding sequences:
- the LOC131315314 gene encoding uncharacterized protein LOC131315314 has product MGTLVGHVAPGFGFFVIGLWHLLNHIKLHAQNPNSYKSKPWFPASKLKYLELFLIMGGCSASIAMELFIGPERHQPLDDDLTIPSNHLHNFEHSIISLTFFLYAAFAIVFDKVAPKKTQFSLTQLLGAAAFGQQLLVFHLHSSDHMGVEGEYHLLLQLVISVALVTTLMGIGYPNSFLISFVRSISIVSIGLWLAVMGFMLWTPEFIPKGCFMHLEEGHKVVRCHDDEALDRAKSLVNIEFSWYMILVIVSSMCLYLYMIKIHGEKVEYQTLSKYELGDEDEEEAGGDDVEAQKKINAGASKSFVQMGKGFAAMDIER; this is encoded by the coding sequence ATGGGAACTTTGGTGGGACACGTGGCGCCAGGATTTGGATTCTTTGTCATAGGCTTATGGCACCTACTAAACCACATCAAACTCCACGCCCAAAACCCAAACTCGTACAAATCCAAGCCATGGTTCCCGGCCTCGAAACTGAAATACCTAGAGCTCTTCTTGATTATGGGCGGCTGCTCCGCGTCCATAGCCATGGAGCTCTTCATCGGCCCGGAGCGGCACCAACCGCTCGACGACGACCTCACCATCCCGTCCAACCACCTCCACAACTTCGAGCACTCCATCATCTCCCTCACCTTCTTCCTCTACGCCGCGTTCGCCATCGTTTTCGACAAGGTTGCCCCCAAAAAGACTCAATTCTCCCTCACCCAGCTCCTCGGCGCGGCCGCCTTCGGCCAGCAGCTCCTCGTCTTCCACCTCCACTCCTCCGACCACATGGGGGTCGAAGGCGAATACCACCTTCTACTCCAACTTGTCATCTCCGTCGCTCTCGTCACCACTCTCATGGGCATTGGTTACCCTAACAGTTTCTTGATAAGTTTTGTTAGGTCAATCAGCATAGTTTCCATAGGTCTTTGGCTTGCGGTCATGGGATTCATGTTGTGGACCCCGGAGTTCATCCCAAAAGGATGCTTCATGCATCTGGAGGAAGGTCATAAAGTTGTTAGATGCCATGACGATGAAGCTCTCGACCGGGCGAAATCGCTCGTGAACATAGAGTTCAGTTGGTACATGATTCTTGTGATCGTTTCCTCCATGTGCTTGTACTTGTACATGATCAAAATCCATGGGGAGAAAGTCGAATACCAAACGTTGTCCAAGTACGAATTGGGAGACGAAGACGAGGAGGAGGCGGGGGGAGACGACGTGGAGGCTCAGAAGAAAATCAACGCCGGCGCGTCCAAGAGCTTTGTTCAGATGGGAAAAGGCTTTGCTGCAATGGATATTGAAAGGTAg
- the LOC131315315 gene encoding uncharacterized protein LOC131315315, producing the protein MGNLGGHVGSGFGFFIIGLWHLLNHIKLHAQNTNSHKPLLWFPTQKLRYLELYLIMGGSTVFIALELFITPRRHQPLDTDFTIPSTHLHNFEHSVMALTFFTYAAFAILLDRMAPRKTRHSLTQLLGAVTFGQQLLIFHHHSADHVGVEGEYHLLLQLVVSIALITTLMGCGYPKNFLISFVRSMSILFIGVWLTVMGFMLWTPEFIPKGCFMKLEEGRRVVRCHNDEALERAKSLVIIEFSWYLVLVIICSMCLYLYMIRIYGEKVEYQTVSKKESEEDEEGEDVEAQKRSEVDE; encoded by the coding sequence ATGGGAAATTTGGGGGGACATGTGGGAAGTGGATTTGGATTCTTTATCATTGGTTTATGGCACCTACTTAACCACATCAAACTCCATGCTCAAAACACAAACTCCCACAAACCCTTGTTATGGTTCCCCACCCAGAAACTAAGATACCTAGAGCTCTACTTGATCATGGGTGGCTCCACCGTGTTCATAGCCCTGGAGCTCTTCATCACTCCGCGACGCCACCAGCCTCTTGACACCGACTTCACCATCCCTTCCACCCACCTCCACAACTTTGAACACAGCGTCATGGCCCTCACCTTCTTTACCTACGCCGCTTTCGCCATCCTTCTAGACCGAATGGCCCCTCGAAAAACCCGTCACTCCCTCACCCAACTCCTCGGAGCCGTCACCTTTGGCCAGCAGCTCCTCATCTTCCACCACCACTCAGCCGACCACGTGGGGGTCGAAGGCGAATACCACCTTCTACTCCAACTAGTCGTCTCTATCGCTCTCATCACCACTCTCATGGGCTGTGGTTACCCTAAGAATTTCTTGATAAGTTTCGTTAGGTCAATGAGCATACTTTTCATAGGTGTTTGGCTTACGGTCATGGGATTCATGTTGTGGACTCCAGAGTTTATCCCAAAAGGATGCTTCATGAAATTGGAAGAAGGTCGTCGAGTTGTTCGGTGTCACAATGATGAAGCTCTCGAACGGGCAAAATCGCTCGTGATCATTGAGTTCAGTTGGTACTTGGTTCTTGTGATCATTTGCTCCATGTGTTTGTACTTGTACATGATCAGAATTTATGGGGAGAAAGTTGAATACCAAACTGTGTCCAAGAAGGAATCGGAAGAGGACGAGGAGGGTGAAGATGTTGAGGCTCAAAAGAGAAGCGAAGTTGACGAGTAG
- the LOC131314151 gene encoding LOW QUALITY PROTEIN: uncharacterized protein LOC131314151 (The sequence of the model RefSeq protein was modified relative to this genomic sequence to represent the inferred CDS: deleted 1 base in 1 codon; substituted 1 base at 1 genomic stop codon), whose amino-acid sequence MGKLVGHPGTGFGFFIIGLWHLLNHIKLHAQNPNSHKPLLWFPTQKLRYLELYLIMGGSTVTIAMDLFITPRRHQPLDTDFTIPSAHLHNFEHSIIALTFFTYAAFAILLDRKAPRKTRHSLTQLLGAVAXFGQQLLVFHNHSADHVGVEGEYHLLLQLVISIAIVTTLMGIGYPKSFLTSFVRSMSILFIGVWLTVMGFMFWFIPKDCLMKLEEGRRVVRCHNDEALERAKSIANIEFSWYLVLVIISSMCLYLYTIKIYGEKVEYQTLSEKESEEDEESEDVEAQKKSEVDEPKRFVQTGNN is encoded by the exons ATGGGAAAGTTGGTGGGACATCCTGGAACTGGATTTGGATTCTTTATCATAGGTTTATGGCACCTACTTAACCACATCAAACTCCatgctcaaaaccctaactctcaCAAACCCTTGTTATGGTTCCCCACCCAGAAACTAAGATACCTAGAGCTCTACTTGATCATGGGTGGCTCCACGGTGACCATAGCCATGGACCTCTTCATCACCCCGCGACGCCACCAGCCTCTCGACACCGACTTCACCATCCCTTCCGCCCACCTCCACAACTTTGAACACAGCATCATCGCCCTCACCTTCTTTACCTACGCTGCTTTCGCCATCCTTCTTGACCGAAAGGCCCCTCGAAAAACCAGACATTCCCTCACCCAACTTCTCGGAGCCGTCGCC TAATTTGGCCAGCAGCTTCTCGTCTTCCACAACCACTCGGCCGACCATGTGGGGGTCGAAGGCGAATACCACCTTCTACTCCAACTTGTCATCTCCATCGCTATTGTCACCACTCTCATGGGCATTGGTTACCCTAAGAGTTTCTTGACAAGTTTTGTTAGGTCAATGAGCATACTTTTCATAGGTGTTTGGCTTACGGTCATGGGATTCATGTTCTGGTTTATCCCAAAAGACTGCTTAATGAAATTGGAAGAAGGCCGTAGAGTTGTTCGGTGTCATAATGATGAAGCTCTCGAACGGGCAAAATCGATCGCGAACATTGAGTTCAGTTGGTACTTGGTTCTTGTGATCATTTCCTCCATGTGTTTGTACTTGTACACGATCAAAATTTATGGGGAGAAAGTTGAATACCAAACTCTGTCCGAGAAAGAATCAGAAGAGGACGAGGAGAGTGAAGATGTTGAGGCTCAAAAGAAAAGCGAAGTTGACGAGCCCAAGAGGTTTGTCCAGACGGGAAATAATTAA